TGGAGCATTTCCTCCTGACCTTCAGGATAGTTTGTGATAACCAGCTTCACAGGATCAAGAACACACATCACCCTGTTTGCATTTTTGTTGAGATCATCGCGCAAATGGAATTCTAGGTGATTCATATCCACAAGATTGTCCCTTTTACCTATACCGATGCTTTTTGCGAAGTTTTTGATCGCATTAGCCGTATACCCGCGTCTTCTCAAACCAGAGATAGTCGTCATGCGAGGGTCATCCCAGCCAGAAACCACACCATCTTCTACCAGTCTTTGCAACTTACGCTTGCTGGTTACGGTATGAGAAACGTTTCTACGAGCAAATTCACGCTGTTTAGGGCGTACTTTACTCTCATCTACCACTTGATCCAAGAACCAATCATAAAGCTCTCTATGGGGCAAAAATTCTAGCGTACAGAAGGAATGAGAGATTTGTTCCAGATAATCACTCTCACCGTGAGTCCAGTCGTACATAGGATAGATTTTCCAATCTTCTCCCGTGCGGTGGTGGGCTTTATTAACTACTCGGTACATAATGGGATCACGCATGAGTAGATTGTTGGACTTCATGTCGATTTTAGCTCTCAGAACATGCTCACTGGCTCCATACTTTCCATTTTTCATTCCCTCCAGCAATTCTAGATTCTCTTCAACACTGCGGTCGCGGTAAGGACTTTCAGTTCCTGGTTCGGTGAGGGAACCCTTTTGTTCAGCTATTTGCTCGCTGGTTTGTGAATCGACATAAGCTTTTCCATTTTTGATCATTTCTACCGCCCAGTCATAAAGCTCTTGAAAATAATCTGAAGCATAGCAAAGGTTATCCCATTTATAACCCAACCATTCTACATCCTTTTTTATGGCTTCTACATATTTTGCCTCTTCCTTTGCAGGATTTGTATCATCAAATCTCAGGTTTACGGGTTTATTGTACTTCTCACCCAGTCCAAAGTTGAGACAGATGGCACTCGCGTGACCTATATGCAGATATCCATTAGGCTCTGGCGGAAAACGGAATCTCAATTTATCCTCAGCCAGACCATTTTTCAAGTCTTCATCTATGATTTCTTCAATGAAATTTTTGGGAGTTTTTTCCTCGCTCATCACAATCAATTTACGCGACAAATTTAGGGTTTATTTCATGGCTTGTCTCCATGCTTTTATCTTTGTAACATGCATAAAATACAACTCAATAACGTACGTGTCTTTACCAATCACGGTTGTCTTACTGAAGAAGAACTCATAGGAAGTGAATACCGTGTGGATCTCGAGGTAGAAACTGACTTAAGCAAAAGCGCTCAAACCGATAATCTAAGCGATACCGTAGACTACGTTTCTCTCAATAGGATCATCAAAGAGGAAATGGCGGTGCGCTCAAAACTATTGGAACAAGTCGCGCAGCGCATTCTCAATCGTATTTTTAAGGAAGAGTCCATGGTACAAACTGCCGAAGTAAAAGTGGCAAAAGTTAACCCTCCTATAGGTGGTGATGTGGAAAGTGTCGTGATCGTGATGAAACAAAATCGTTCCTAACAAATCTGAAGTCAAAAATCAGAAGATCCGTTGTTTTTGGAGTTAATAGCGCAACCTTTTTAAAAATCCTGCATCTAACTGATAACCAAAAGGCTATCAAAATGAAACACCTACTTTTTTTCATGTCACTTTGTATTGCGTTTGTAGGTTGTTCAGAAGGTGATGACAACCAGCGTCCTACTTCAAGTAATTGTGACATGAATGTTGTTTTAAGCAATGCTCAATTCCAAAATGCACCGGCAGACCAGATTTCAATTGATGAATTGATTATAGACGGTGATTGTTTAAAGATTAGTTTCAGCTCCAGTGGTTGTGATGGAAACAGTTGGGAGGTGAAATTGATAGATTCTGAGACCATCGCCGAATCATTTCCACCTCAACGTGATATTAGGCTATCCCTGAGAAATATCGAAGTTTGCCAAGCGATAATCTCAAAAGAAATTTCTTTTGATATCTCTAATTTACAAGTAGATGGTAACCAAGTGTTTTTGAATATTGCTAATAATGGCGCGCGTATTCTCTATGAATATTAAGCAATTCTTATCGCGTTAAGGATTGAGAGAAAAGCCCACAGTCCCGATGTGTCGGGACGAGGACTTGCAGCGAAAGCCTGACCGCAGGGAAAGCCCTAATCAAAAGCTTAAATTATCCTCAATACCACAGAATGTGATAAACCTGAATTTTTGCAAGGTAGATAGGCTATTTTTATTATTTTTGCGCTCCTTACAAGGTACCATGGCCGAGTGGCTAGGCATGGGTCTGCAAAACCTAGTACAGCGGTTCGAATCCGCTTGGTACCTCAAATGAACCTCTGTGAAAACAGGGGTTTTTTATTTTTCTGGATTTTGTGACTCCTCCCGATTAATTTCATCCAGTCCTTCTAGAGAAGGATCCACAGGTTCAACCTCAGGCATGATATGGATTTCCTTAGTCAGCTCATCTGTGGCATCAGGGAATACACCTTTGAAAATAAGAACACCTCCACATATTCCCATAATGATGGCGATGATGCGCTTCAACCAGAAAATTCTAAAGGGGGTTAGGTATCTATTGAGACTTTTGGCAAGTAAAACTTTACCTATATCAACAACTAAATAGGTAACTAAAACAGTGGAAAAGAATATGACTATACGGCTTTCATCATTATCAAGCTGCGGACTGAAAACCACTATAAGTCCCAGCCAAAAGCCCAAAACCCCAATATTTATAAAATTGAGCAGAAATCCTTTAATGAACAGCTGGGCGTAATTTGTTTTTTTTACTTCCAGCACCTCAGTTTCTACCTCTTTTAGATAAGTTTTTTTAGTGCGTACAAAAGATATTACACCGTAGATCGCCAGTATGGATCCTCCAAAAATGAAGAGGCTGGGATCGTCCTTAAGCTTGTCCAAAATACTGGCAGTCATAAAATAGGCTACCAGGAGAAAAATAATATCGGCTAGAATTACACCTAGATCAAGGGACAAGGCAGCTCTAAAACCTTTAATAGCAGCAGTCTCGAGTAATGCAAAAAATACCGGTCCTATCAAAAAGGCCATGATAAAACCTAAGGGGATCGCTTTTAAAATGTCTGCCAGCATTAAGGAAACTCTTGTTGCTCAAAGGTAGGCAAAGCATAAAGCAACTCACAAATTTGCTGAAGATCTATTTAATCCACAAAATCGATGTTTCCACCTAAAAAACGCTTTTTCTTTCTTTGAGAAGGATTGCCGTAAACTGTGACATTACCACCAGCTCTTACCGCAACATCTACAGATTTTGAAGCATATACTTCTACCTCGCCGCCTGCTTGTACCTTTACTGTAACATGATCTGATTCTAGGCGTTCATTTTCTGCAATACCGCCAGTGTTGACGATTAAATTTTGGTGTTGAGAAGTCCCTTTGAGTTCTAAAATACCGCCAGTTACCGCTCTTAATTCAAGATTTTCTACCTTGAGACCCGCCTCTACCCTTGCTCCCTCCTGTACCCTGATCTCAAGTCTGGACTGTTCAATGAGTTCGTTTGATAAAATCTGTGCGCCTTCATTCCCATCAATGATTTCTAAATCTGTGTAATAGACATAAACAAAAGTATCCTCACCGTGAAAAATCATGTCAGTCTCCATGCGTATTTTGAGCATTCCGTCTTTTTCTATAAATTCTACCTGATCAGCATCGCGTCCTTTGATTAGAATTTTAGGTGTTTCTGATTTTACAAGATTTACCGTTATGAGATCAAATACCTTAATGGTATGAAATGGTTTAAGATCGATTTCTCTATTTGATTGCGCTTGCGCGAAAGCGAGACCTGCAAAAACTAATGATAGGAAGAATAAACTCTTTTTCATAATGTAAGTTTGGCTTAAAGATGCTGAAAACTTGGGATTGTTACAAAAAGAAAGCGATGACTATTTCTAATCACCGCTTTCCCACTAACCAACCAAAAAACTTTATGAAAATTACTCTTAATCTTCGTTATTATACATTTCAAATCCCGTGCCAAAAACTATGCATGCATAGTTAATTTTAAGATTCTGAATCGACTGGGAGTAATTCTAAAGAATAGATACAGTAACATTAAAATGGTTGCGTCAGGAATTGAATTTAATGACGATATCCTTTCCAAGTACCGCCATATCTATATTCTGGAAGATTCATGAATTTCTCCGTGCAAGTTTTACAGCAAAAAATCCACTCCTTCCCTACTCGTATCTGAATGCGATAAAGTGTGGTATGTTCTTCTTTGCAATTATGACAGGTTTTTGTTTTCATGAATCATAGAAACCAAACTTCTTCTTCAATTTACCTTTTATCGTATTGGAATGCTTTATTGCATTTCTCAGAGTTTCTAAAAATGTCTGAGTTACATCTCCAACGTACGCATCTAAATTTGAATTTAGTTCTAACTCAAGGTCATAAATTTGTTCTTGCCTTAAATTAGAACAGTCTACAAACGAATCATAGTTTAAAAAGTCATGATCAGAAGCTGAAATTGGAACTTGTAAAGCCATTAGATCTACATGCCAATGGATTTTTCTATTCGGTTTTGAATTGATTAGAACAGATACACAAGATATCGATGATCTATCAACGCCTACGATAATAAGATACTTCAATTTTGGTGGATTTGTATCCACTAAAAAAAGCTTAAGAACCATGCCTATTTTAAGATGCACGAGTAATCAGACTGCTTTTTTGTAATTCTA
This genomic interval from Nonlabens spongiae contains the following:
- a CDS encoding glutamine--tRNA ligase/YqeY domain fusion protein, whose translation is MSEEKTPKNFIEEIIDEDLKNGLAEDKLRFRFPPEPNGYLHIGHASAICLNFGLGEKYNKPVNLRFDDTNPAKEEAKYVEAIKKDVEWLGYKWDNLCYASDYFQELYDWAVEMIKNGKAYVDSQTSEQIAEQKGSLTEPGTESPYRDRSVEENLELLEGMKNGKYGASEHVLRAKIDMKSNNLLMRDPIMYRVVNKAHHRTGEDWKIYPMYDWTHGESDYLEQISHSFCTLEFLPHRELYDWFLDQVVDESKVRPKQREFARRNVSHTVTSKRKLQRLVEDGVVSGWDDPRMTTISGLRRRGYTANAIKNFAKSIGIGKRDNLVDMNHLEFHLRDDLNKNANRVMCVLDPVKLVITNYPEGQEEMLQAENSQEDESRGYREVPFSRELYIERDDFKESANKKYFRLTIGKEVRLKNAYIIKGESCIKDEDGNITEIHATYDPDSKSGSGTEASMRRVKGTLHWVSAQHALPVEVRLYDRLFTVPSPDTDKEKDFMEFINPDSLEIITAYGEPSLKNLPVGETVQFQRLGYFCVDPDSTEDKMVFNRTVTLRDTWAKIEAN
- the folB gene encoding dihydroneopterin aldolase, translated to MHKIQLNNVRVFTNHGCLTEEELIGSEYRVDLEVETDLSKSAQTDNLSDTVDYVSLNRIIKEEMAVRSKLLEQVAQRILNRIFKEESMVQTAEVKVAKVNPPIGGDVESVVIVMKQNRS
- a CDS encoding LysE family translocator, producing the protein MLADILKAIPLGFIMAFLIGPVFFALLETAAIKGFRAALSLDLGVILADIIFLLVAYFMTASILDKLKDDPSLFIFGGSILAIYGVISFVRTKKTYLKEVETEVLEVKKTNYAQLFIKGFLLNFINIGVLGFWLGLIVVFSPQLDNDESRIVIFFSTVLVTYLVVDIGKVLLAKSLNRYLTPFRIFWLKRIIAIIMGICGGVLIFKGVFPDATDELTKEIHIMPEVEPVDPSLEGLDEINREESQNPEK
- a CDS encoding head GIN domain-containing protein; translated protein: MKKSLFFLSLVFAGLAFAQAQSNREIDLKPFHTIKVFDLITVNLVKSETPKILIKGRDADQVEFIEKDGMLKIRMETDMIFHGEDTFVYVYYTDLEIIDGNEGAQILSNELIEQSRLEIRVQEGARVEAGLKVENLELRAVTGGILELKGTSQHQNLIVNTGGIAENERLESDHVTVKVQAGGEVEVYASKSVDVAVRAGGNVTVYGNPSQRKKKRFLGGNIDFVD